A single genomic interval of Blochmannia endosymbiont of Camponotus sp. C-003 harbors:
- the folD gene encoding bifunctional methylenetetrahydrofolate dehydrogenase/methenyltetrahydrofolate cyclohydrolase FolD produces the protein MIAKIIDGKYVSEKIKKEMANQVRKNMSSGKRAPGLAMILVGDNPISQIYVTNKKKVCEQVGLISFLYTLPITATENDIFQLIEVLNNDYRVDGILIQLPLPNKLNKINILEHIAPDKDVDGFHPYNVGRLCQRSPTLRPCTSRGIITLLKWYNIDMFVLHAVVVGASNIVGRPMTMELLLAGCTVSITHRFTQNLKIYIENADLLIVAVGQANFIPGGWIKRGAIVIDVGINRLNNGNLVGDVHFSSAYERAAYITPVPGGVGPMTVVTLIQNTLQAYDDHHMEER, from the coding sequence ATGATCGCCAAGATAATTGATGGTAAATATGTTTCTGAAAAAATAAAAAAAGAGATGGCTAATCAAGTACGTAAAAATATGAGTTCTGGGAAGCGTGCACCGGGATTAGCTATGATCCTGGTAGGAGATAATCCAATTTCTCAAATATATGTAACTAATAAGAAAAAAGTATGCGAACAAGTGGGTTTAATTTCGTTTCTTTATACTTTACCTATTACGGCTACTGAAAATGATATTTTTCAATTAATTGAAGTTTTAAATAATGATTACCGTGTAGACGGTATTTTAATTCAGCTTCCATTACCAAATAAGTTAAATAAAATAAATATTTTAGAACATATTGCCCCTGATAAAGATGTAGATGGTTTTCATCCGTATAACGTAGGGCGTTTATGCCAACGATCTCCTACGTTACGTCCGTGTACTTCTCGCGGTATAATTACTTTGTTGAAATGGTATAATATAGATATGTTTGTATTACATGCGGTTGTAGTTGGAGCATCAAATATCGTTGGTCGGCCTATGACTATGGAATTGTTATTGGCGGGATGTACGGTATCAATCACTCATCGTTTTACTCAGAATTTAAAAATATATATTGAAAATGCTGATTTATTAATAGTAGCAGTGGGTCAAGCAAATTTTATTCCTGGTGGTTGGATAAAACGAGGGGCTATAGTAATAGATGTTGGTATTAATCGATTGAATAACGGGAACCTGGTGGGTGATGTTCACTTTTCTAGTGCTTATGAACGGGCAGCATATATTACACCTGTTCCGGGTGGGGTAGGTCCTATGACGGTAGTAACACTTATTCAAAATACTTTGCAAGCATATGATGATCATCATATGGAGGAGAGATAG
- the cysS gene encoding cysteine--tRNA ligase, whose protein sequence is MLKIFNTLTRKKEKFTPIDSGKIKIYVCGVTVYDLCHLGHARTFIAFDSIIRYLRHCGYHVDYARNITDIDDKIINKAYENNETTEQLTKRMIQEMHLDLDALNILRPNYEPKVTEHINIIIKFICLLISKKHAYTAPNGDIMFSVKTMRNYGLLSNKKNLPETHYNNLKISNTKRNPMDFVLWKKTSKPGEPCWPSPWGDGRPGWHIECSAMNYSIFGNQIDIHGGGTDLIFPHHDNEIAQSECANDTSYANIWMHSGILLFNYEKMSKSLNNCFTIRDILRHYDPETIRYFLMSAHYRSQLKYNDNNLKNAQASLKRLYIALRDTNPTIKPNGGEHFISKFNSKMNDDFNTPEAYSVLFEIAHKLNDLKIKGHSLTQGIAATLKYLANIIGLLHQNPEIFLKKITSKNNKKYHIEKIQKLIQCREVARKNNQWELADRIRKKLNIMGITLEDKSTGITKWHYK, encoded by the coding sequence ATGCTTAAAATTTTCAATACCTTAACAAGAAAAAAAGAAAAATTTACACCTATCGATTCTGGTAAAATTAAAATATATGTTTGTGGCGTTACAGTTTATGATTTATGCCATCTCGGACATGCTAGAACATTTATAGCATTTGATAGTATTATTCGTTATTTACGTCATTGCGGATATCACGTAGATTACGCCCGTAACATAACAGATATAGATGATAAAATCATAAACAAAGCTTATGAAAATAACGAGACTACTGAACAACTAACTAAACGTATGATTCAAGAAATGCATCTAGACCTAGATGCATTAAATATATTACGCCCAAATTATGAACCAAAAGTAACAGAACATATTAATATAATCATTAAATTTATCTGTCTATTAATTTCAAAAAAACATGCATATACTGCTCCTAACGGAGATATCATGTTTTCTGTAAAAACGATGCGCAATTATGGTCTCTTATCCAATAAAAAAAATTTACCTGAAACACATTATAATAACTTAAAAATATCAAACACAAAAAGAAACCCTATGGATTTTGTATTATGGAAAAAAACATCTAAACCAGGGGAGCCGTGTTGGCCATCTCCATGGGGAGATGGCCGTCCAGGATGGCACATTGAATGTTCTGCTATGAATTATTCCATTTTTGGTAATCAAATAGACATTCATGGAGGGGGAACAGATTTAATTTTTCCGCATCATGACAATGAAATCGCTCAATCTGAATGTGCTAATGACACTTCTTATGCAAATATATGGATGCATTCTGGTATTCTGTTATTTAACTATGAAAAAATGTCAAAGTCATTGAATAATTGTTTTACTATACGTGATATTTTAAGACATTATGATCCTGAAACAATAAGATACTTTTTAATGTCTGCTCATTATCGTAGTCAATTAAAATATAATGATAATAACCTTAAAAATGCACAAGCATCGTTAAAACGATTATACATAGCTTTACGAGATACTAATCCTACAATAAAACCAAATGGGGGGGAACATTTTATATCAAAATTTAATTCTAAAATGAACGATGATTTCAATACACCAGAAGCATATTCAGTATTATTTGAAATAGCACACAAATTAAATGATTTAAAAATTAAAGGTCATTCGCTTACTCAAGGTATAGCTGCTACCTTAAAATATTTAGCAAACATTATCGGATTATTACATCAAAATCCAGAAATTTTCTTAAAAAAAATAACATCAAAAAATAATAAAAAATATCATATTGAAAAAATTCAAAAATTAATTCAATGCCGAGAAGTTGCACGAAAAAATAATCAATGGGAATTAGCTGATAGAATACGAAAAAAACTAAACATTATGGGAATAACATTAGAAGACAAGTCTACAGGGATTACGAAATGGCATTACAAATAA
- a CDS encoding UDP-2,3-diacylglucosamine diphosphatase, giving the protein MSILFISDVHLCVKSSYITNGFLCFLKNYAIRAKALYILGDLFDAWLGDDDCNPLHINIAKALKALHRKRISCYFIHGNHDFLLGKKYASACGMKLLSSKQVLQLESGKKIIILHGDILCSNDGSYQLFRKCLRHIITQRLFLSLPLSVRSRIFSSMRACCTQHAKYKSTKQLDINLKTATDILIQNNADIMIHGHTHQPATHNIYRSRSKKDILKIIVLGCWNKYGSIVEINEKNNDILFTEFPLYK; this is encoded by the coding sequence ATGTCTATTTTATTTATTTCAGATGTTCATTTGTGTGTTAAGTCGTCATATATTACTAATGGGTTTTTGTGTTTTTTAAAAAATTATGCAATACGTGCTAAAGCTCTTTATATTTTAGGAGATTTGTTCGATGCTTGGTTAGGAGATGATGATTGTAATCCACTGCATATTAATATTGCTAAAGCTTTGAAAGCGTTACATCGAAAAAGAATTTCGTGTTATTTTATTCATGGAAACCATGATTTTTTATTAGGAAAGAAATACGCTAGCGCTTGTGGAATGAAGTTATTATCTTCTAAGCAAGTGTTACAATTAGAGTCTGGAAAAAAAATAATTATTTTACATGGGGATATTCTATGCTCTAATGATGGCTCATATCAATTATTTAGAAAATGTTTACGTCATATTATAACGCAGCGGTTATTTTTATCGTTACCATTGTCCGTACGTTCACGAATATTCAGTTCTATGCGTGCATGTTGTACACAACATGCAAAATATAAATCAACAAAACAATTAGATATCAATTTAAAAACAGCTACAGATATTTTAATACAGAATAATGCGGATATCATGATTCATGGACATACTCATCAACCTGCAACTCACAATATTTACAGATCCAGATCTAAAAAAGATATTCTTAAGATAATAGTGTTAGGATGTTGGAACAAATACGGTTCAATTGTAGAAATAAATGAAAAGAACAACGATATACTATTTACAGAATTTCCATTATATAAATAA
- the adk gene encoding adenylate kinase, whose protein sequence is MIRIIFLGPPGSGKGTQAHLITNKYNIPNISTGMMLRQTIHNSSYQSYELNKNIKNIIHAGDLVNDEFMLQLVNTRISQRDCRNGFLLDGFPRTILQAKSMKKYEIFVNYIIEFFISDSVIIDRIIGRRIHVSSGRTYHIKFNPPKNYGLDDITGEVLTTRKDDHEEAIRQRLHNYYQHTAPVSDYYRKESKDKKIKYFAVDGNRDISEIYKELINIINL, encoded by the coding sequence TTGATACGTATCATATTCTTAGGCCCTCCCGGATCAGGCAAAGGAACGCAAGCTCATCTTATTACAAATAAATACAACATTCCAAATATTTCTACAGGCATGATGTTGCGTCAAACGATACATAACAGCTCGTATCAGTCCTATGAACTGAATAAAAATATAAAAAATATTATACATGCTGGTGATTTAGTCAATGATGAATTTATGTTGCAATTAGTCAACACACGCATTAGTCAACGCGATTGTCGTAATGGATTTTTATTAGATGGCTTCCCTAGAACAATTTTACAAGCAAAATCTATGAAAAAATATGAAATTTTTGTAAATTATATCATAGAATTTTTTATATCAGATTCTGTGATCATTGATCGTATTATAGGCAGGAGAATACATGTAAGTTCTGGTAGAACTTATCATATAAAATTTAATCCACCTAAAAATTATGGATTAGATGATATTACTGGGGAAGTGTTAACTACTCGAAAAGACGACCACGAAGAAGCTATACGTCAACGATTACATAATTACTATCAACACACTGCACCAGTATCAGATTATTATAGAAAAGAATCGAAAGATAAAAAAATAAAATATTTTGCTGTTGATGGAAATCGTGATATTTCTGAAATCTACAAAGAATTAATCAATATTATCAATTTATAA
- the dnaX gene encoding DNA polymerase III subunit gamma/tau, whose amino-acid sequence MSYQVLARKWRPKKFSDLVGQEHIIQAITHTFSLNKIHHAYILSGTRGVGKTTIARLFAKGLNCEQGSTYTMCGQCNNCKDIESGCFIDLIEIDAASRTKVEDTREFLDNVQYMPSRGRFKVYIIDEVHMLSRHSFNALLKTLEEPPAHVKFILITTEYQKLPETILSRCLQFYLKPLNISQIITQLTYIFHKENIKIETSALESLAYASKGSMRDALSLAEQAIVLGNNNITNNVINNMFGISNVEHPLCLIENLIDADIHNIMHQIENLNNLGIQWDYIFNEILTILQKIAIGQFLTNSVQKEDNNVTQHINQRIRKLSNRITPENVQLYYQIFLLGRRELPYVPSHRMGIEMTMLRALAFRPDIDTTNKNNNNNNGNDGSSIPSKPVCSDNNSEINTNTTQHITTGPVQSINHYQNSSHPLNIEKPKKTNDTLLLNLKKYKFNMDNTKPKISKSLSNRKIEDITSKILEARSKLLQYKECNKLHVIEKKSNLTSESQKQTKSILDRFANINTIILKNSTNRFNKINENLSEYLESHNNTNDTLNLQKHQNIPNIIKEILQEAINKDLWISQIYQLSLPKPAKKLVMNSWKEKISSNEICLHVRSEYQHLNSIKLHNIIQKSLSHNMGIPIKLHIKKNDNYAIKTPMEYLHTLYKKKYHQ is encoded by the coding sequence ATGAGTTATCAAGTACTTGCTCGAAAGTGGCGTCCAAAAAAATTTTCTGATCTTGTAGGACAAGAACATATCATTCAAGCAATCACACATACTTTTTCATTAAATAAAATTCACCATGCTTATATATTAAGTGGTACAAGAGGAGTAGGAAAAACTACTATTGCTCGATTATTCGCAAAAGGATTAAACTGTGAACAAGGTTCAACATATACTATGTGCGGTCAATGTAATAATTGCAAAGACATTGAATCAGGTTGTTTTATTGATCTTATTGAGATAGATGCAGCATCACGCACTAAAGTAGAGGATACTAGAGAATTTTTGGATAATGTACAATACATGCCATCTCGAGGTCGCTTTAAAGTATACATCATAGATGAAGTACATATGTTATCGCGTCACAGTTTTAATGCCTTATTAAAAACGTTAGAAGAACCACCCGCACATGTTAAATTTATTTTAATTACTACAGAATACCAAAAATTACCGGAAACTATACTATCCCGATGTTTACAGTTTTACTTGAAGCCTCTAAATATTTCTCAAATTATCACTCAACTCACATATATTTTTCATAAAGAAAACATAAAAATAGAGACTTCTGCTTTAGAATCATTAGCATATGCATCAAAAGGAAGTATGCGTGATGCGCTTAGCTTAGCAGAGCAAGCTATTGTTTTAGGAAATAATAATATAACTAATAATGTTATTAATAATATGTTTGGTATATCAAACGTCGAACATCCATTATGTTTGATTGAAAACTTAATTGATGCGGATATACACAATATCATGCACCAAATTGAAAATTTGAACAATTTAGGAATCCAGTGGGATTATATTTTCAACGAAATTCTTACTATCTTGCAAAAAATAGCTATAGGTCAATTTCTAACAAATTCTGTACAAAAAGAAGATAATAATGTAACACAACACATCAATCAACGTATACGTAAATTAAGTAATCGTATTACCCCAGAAAATGTACAATTATATTATCAAATTTTTCTGTTAGGTCGTCGGGAATTACCTTACGTTCCTAGTCATCGCATGGGAATAGAAATGACCATGCTACGCGCATTAGCTTTTCGTCCTGATATAGATACAACAAACAAAAATAATAATAATAATAATGGCAATGATGGCAGTAGTATCCCTTCAAAACCTGTATGCTCAGATAATAATTCTGAAATAAATACTAATACTACACAACATATTACTACTGGTCCTGTTCAATCAATAAATCACTATCAAAATAGTAGCCATCCATTAAATATAGAAAAACCAAAAAAAACAAATGATACATTACTCTTAAATCTTAAAAAATATAAATTCAATATGGATAATACTAAACCAAAAATTTCAAAATCTTTATCTAATAGAAAGATTGAAGATATCACTTCTAAAATATTAGAAGCCCGATCAAAATTATTACAATATAAAGAATGTAATAAGTTACATGTAATAGAAAAAAAATCAAATTTAACTTCAGAATCTCAAAAACAAACAAAAAGTATCTTAGATAGATTTGCCAATATTAATACAATAATTTTAAAAAATAGTACTAATCGTTTCAATAAAATTAATGAAAATTTATCGGAATATCTGGAGTCGCATAATAACACTAACGATACACTCAACCTACAAAAACATCAAAATATACCCAATATTATAAAAGAAATACTTCAAGAAGCAATAAATAAAGATTTATGGATATCACAAATATATCAATTATCATTACCAAAACCAGCAAAAAAATTAGTTATGAACTCATGGAAAGAAAAAATTTCTTCAAATGAAATATGCCTACATGTTCGTTCCGAATATCAACATTTAAATTCCATAAAACTACACAATATCATACAAAAATCACTCAGCCATAATATGGGCATACCGATAAAATTACACATCAAAAAAAATGACAACTATGCAATAAAAACACCAATGGAATATTTACATACTTTATATAAAAAAAAATATCATCAATAG
- the apt gene encoding adenine phosphoribosyltransferase, producing the protein MIDVTNQQLELIKKNIKFVPNYPKKGILFRDITALLKNPQAYSASVTLLAHHYKNHKLTKVVGIEARGFLFSAPLALILKLGFIPARKSGRLPRDTIKEPYILEYDSGSLEIHTDAITPGDKVLIIDDLLATGGTIAATVKLIRRLGGEVNHAGFIIDLENLSGKSSLKNIGINSYSLVTFSDHD; encoded by the coding sequence ATGATAGATGTTACAAATCAACAATTAGAATTAATCAAAAAAAATATCAAATTTGTACCCAATTATCCAAAAAAAGGAATTTTATTTCGAGATATTACTGCATTATTAAAAAATCCTCAAGCATACTCAGCAAGTGTTACTCTTTTGGCTCATCATTACAAAAATCATAAATTAACCAAAGTAGTAGGTATAGAAGCTAGAGGATTCTTATTCAGCGCTCCATTAGCATTAATATTAAAACTAGGTTTTATTCCAGCCCGTAAATCAGGAAGATTACCACGTGATACCATTAAAGAACCATATATTTTAGAATATGATAGCGGATCTTTAGAAATACATACCGATGCCATTACTCCAGGTGATAAAGTTTTAATTATAGATGATTTACTAGCAACGGGTGGAACAATTGCAGCCACAGTAAAATTAATCAGACGGTTAGGGGGAGAAGTAAATCATGCTGGATTTATAATAGATTTAGAAAATTTAAGTGGAAAATCATCATTAAAGAATATAGGAATAAATTCCTACAGTTTGGTAACGTTCTCTGATCATGATTAA
- the lon gene encoding endopeptidase La has product MNTEQPDRIEIPVLPLRDVVVYPHMVIPLFVGRDKSIRCLESAMNNDKKIMLVAQKEASTDEPSISDLFSVGTISIILQMLKLPDGTVKVLVEGLMRARIIELTDTDNHFKAHASTFHIDAPIEHEQEVLMRTVINQFEGYLKLNKKIPAEVLTSLNNIDNSDHLADTIAAHMPLKLNDKQSILEMSNVTERLEYLIAMMESEIEFLQVEKRIRNRVKKQMEKSQREYYLNEQMKAIQKELGELDAVVDENEALRRKIEAAKMPKEARRKVESEWQKLKMMSPMSAEATVVRGYIDWILSVPWHTRSKMKKDLLKAQESLDKDHYGLDRVKDRILEYLAVQNRINKIKGPILCLVGPPGVGKTSLGQSIAKATGRKYIRMALGGMRDEAEIRGHRRTYIGSMPGKLIQKMSKVGVRNPLFLLDEIDKMSLDMRGDPAAALLEVLDPEQNTAFNDHYLEIDYDLSDVMFVATSNSMDIPSPLLDRMEVIRLSGYTEDEKLNIARQHLFTKQIERNALQPEELTIKDDALVNIIRHYTREAGVRNLEREISKLCRKTVKTLLMNKTIRRISIDKNNLKDFLGVQRYDCTHADQENRIGQVTGLAWTEVGGDLLTIETACVPGKGKLTYTGSLGEVMQESIQAALTVVRARADKLGINTDFYEKKDIHVHVPEGATPKDGPSAGIAMCTALVSCLTGNSVKANIAMTGEITLRGQILPIGGLKEKLLAAHRGGIKTVLIPYENKRDLEDMPAIVVDNLNIHPVKQIDEVLILALQNIPFHSTEVTPKSSLV; this is encoded by the coding sequence ATGAACACTGAGCAACCTGATCGCATAGAAATACCTGTATTGCCTTTGCGTGATGTGGTGGTGTATCCGCATATGGTGATCCCTTTATTTGTAGGGCGGGACAAATCTATTAGATGTCTCGAGTCTGCTATGAACAACGACAAAAAAATTATGTTAGTAGCCCAAAAAGAAGCGTCAACTGATGAACCAAGCATCAGTGATCTCTTTTCAGTTGGAACAATATCTATAATATTGCAAATGCTTAAATTACCAGACGGTACTGTCAAAGTATTAGTGGAAGGACTAATGCGTGCCCGTATCATTGAATTAACGGATACTGACAACCATTTTAAAGCTCATGCAAGTACTTTTCATATTGATGCACCAATCGAACATGAACAAGAAGTTTTAATGCGTACTGTTATTAATCAATTTGAAGGATATCTTAAGCTCAATAAGAAAATACCCGCCGAAGTTTTAACATCCTTAAACAATATTGATAATTCAGATCATCTTGCAGATACCATCGCCGCTCATATGCCGCTCAAACTAAATGATAAACAATCCATTTTAGAAATGTCAAACGTTACTGAACGACTAGAATATTTAATAGCGATGATGGAATCAGAAATTGAATTCTTACAAGTTGAAAAACGTATTCGCAATCGCGTAAAAAAACAAATGGAAAAAAGCCAACGCGAGTATTATTTAAATGAACAAATGAAGGCCATACAAAAAGAACTGGGAGAACTGGATGCTGTTGTCGATGAAAATGAGGCTCTTAGACGAAAAATAGAAGCAGCTAAAATGCCTAAAGAAGCTCGAAGAAAAGTAGAATCAGAGTGGCAAAAATTAAAAATGATGTCCCCTATGTCTGCTGAAGCTACTGTAGTTCGTGGGTATATTGATTGGATACTGTCAGTACCTTGGCATACAAGAAGTAAAATGAAAAAAGATTTGCTGAAAGCTCAAGAAAGCCTGGATAAAGACCATTATGGGTTAGATCGCGTTAAAGATCGTATTCTAGAATATTTAGCAGTACAAAATAGAATTAATAAAATTAAAGGACCTATTTTATGTTTAGTAGGACCACCTGGAGTAGGTAAGACATCACTTGGGCAGTCTATTGCCAAAGCTACTGGGCGTAAGTATATACGTATGGCCTTAGGCGGCATGCGTGATGAAGCCGAAATTAGAGGTCACCGTCGTACTTACATTGGATCAATGCCTGGTAAGCTCATACAAAAAATGTCTAAAGTTGGAGTAAGAAATCCTTTGTTCCTTTTAGATGAAATAGATAAGATGTCTTTAGATATGCGTGGAGATCCAGCTGCTGCTTTACTAGAAGTATTAGATCCAGAACAAAATACTGCTTTTAATGATCATTATTTAGAAATAGATTACGATTTATCTGATGTTATGTTTGTGGCTACCTCTAATTCAATGGATATTCCCAGTCCTTTATTAGATCGAATGGAAGTAATACGTTTATCTGGTTATACCGAAGATGAAAAACTAAATATAGCACGACAGCATTTATTCACTAAACAAATAGAGCGTAACGCTTTACAACCAGAAGAACTAACCATTAAAGACGATGCGTTAGTAAACATTATTAGACATTATACACGTGAAGCTGGAGTACGTAATTTAGAACGCGAAATTTCTAAATTATGCCGTAAAACAGTAAAGACGCTTTTAATGAACAAAACAATAAGACGTATCAGCATTGATAAAAATAATCTAAAAGACTTTCTTGGAGTACAACGCTATGATTGTACCCACGCGGATCAAGAAAATCGTATTGGACAAGTTACCGGACTAGCTTGGACTGAAGTAGGAGGGGATCTTTTAACTATTGAAACTGCTTGCGTTCCTGGAAAAGGAAAATTGACGTATACTGGATCTTTAGGTGAAGTGATGCAGGAATCTATTCAAGCTGCATTAACTGTGGTAAGAGCGCGTGCAGATAAATTAGGTATTAATACTGATTTTTACGAAAAAAAAGACATTCATGTACATGTGCCAGAAGGAGCTACGCCAAAAGACGGACCAAGTGCTGGAATTGCTATGTGCACCGCCTTAGTTTCTTGCTTAACAGGAAATTCTGTTAAAGCCAACATAGCCATGACAGGAGAAATAACTTTAAGAGGACAAATATTACCTATTGGTGGATTGAAAGAAAAATTGTTAGCTGCACATCGAGGAGGTATTAAAACAGTATTAATACCGTATGAAAACAAACGCGACCTAGAAGATATGCCAGCTATTGTAGTTGATAACTTAAATATTCATCCAGTCAAACAAATAGACGAGGTTTTAATATTAGCATTACAAAATATCCCATTTCATTCTACTGAAGTCACACCTAAATCATCATTAGTATGA
- the pmbA gene encoding metalloprotease PmbA, translating to MNIIDDVIQQRNFLENIVYQTLNLAHAYSKEVEVSVIKTTGITVSTRYGKLENVEFNNRGVLGITIFRQQKKGTAFSNDLNEKTINRTVETAADIASYTSSDPHSGIADKELLAFNPMNLDLFHPISLDTKLGMDLASTAEKTALQYDKRIIYTEGGRFSSYFTTKVFGNSHGMLQSYSSSQHSLCCGVIAASNDIMEQNYAYTLSRSFNDLRSPEWVGQECAQRALQHLNPKKLKTMESPVLFSAEVATSLFHHLASAIHGDNVCRKSTFLLNDLKKKIFPSWISIDERPHVLKGLGSAPFDSEGVHTLNRSIVEDGILKNWILNSYSARKIGLKNTGHADGIYNWYISHQNLSFIELIKNMQRGLIVTNIMGQGINITTGDYSRGVAGFWVENGDIQYPVNEVTIAGNLKDMFYNIDSIGHDIETRSHIHCGSVLISSMKIAGI from the coding sequence ATGAATATAATAGACGACGTAATACAACAACGTAACTTTTTAGAAAATATAGTATATCAAACATTAAATTTAGCACATGCATATTCAAAGGAAGTAGAAGTTTCAGTAATTAAAACTACAGGAATTACAGTCAGCACTCGTTACGGAAAACTTGAGAATGTAGAATTTAATAATCGGGGTGTCTTAGGTATAACTATATTTCGTCAACAAAAAAAAGGTACTGCTTTTTCAAATGATTTAAATGAGAAAACAATAAATCGTACTGTAGAAACTGCAGCGGATATAGCATCTTATACTTCTTCAGATCCACATTCTGGGATTGCCGATAAAGAATTATTAGCATTCAATCCTATGAATCTTGACTTATTTCATCCCATTAGTTTAGATACTAAATTAGGAATGGATTTAGCATCTACAGCAGAAAAAACAGCATTACAATATGATAAGCGTATAATTTATACTGAAGGAGGTAGATTCAGCAGTTATTTTACCACTAAAGTGTTTGGGAATAGTCATGGTATGTTACAAAGTTACAGCAGCAGCCAACATTCTTTATGTTGTGGAGTGATTGCTGCAAGTAATGATATTATGGAACAAAATTATGCCTATACATTAAGTCGCTCATTTAATGATTTACGTTCTCCAGAATGGGTTGGACAAGAATGTGCTCAGAGAGCTCTACAGCATTTAAACCCCAAAAAATTAAAAACAATGGAATCTCCAGTATTATTTTCTGCAGAAGTAGCTACAAGTTTATTCCATCATTTAGCAAGTGCTATTCATGGAGACAATGTATGTCGCAAATCTACTTTTTTGTTAAATGATTTGAAGAAAAAAATTTTTCCTTCTTGGATATCCATTGACGAACGCCCGCATGTATTAAAAGGATTAGGTTCAGCTCCATTTGATAGCGAAGGGGTACATACTTTAAATAGATCTATTGTAGAAGATGGTATACTAAAAAATTGGATTTTAAATAGTTATTCTGCTCGGAAAATAGGACTAAAAAACACTGGACACGCTGATGGTATTTATAATTGGTATATTAGTCATCAAAATTTAAGTTTTATAGAGTTAATCAAAAACATGCAACGCGGACTTATTGTTACTAACATAATGGGGCAAGGAATTAATATTACTACTGGAGATTACTCACGCGGGGTAGCTGGTTTTTGGGTAGAAAACGGCGATATTCAATATCCAGTCAATGAAGTTACTATTGCTGGTAATTTAAAAGATATGTTCTATAATATTGATTCTATTGGGCACGATATTGAAACGCGCAGTCATATTCATTGTGGGTCCGTGTTAATATCTTCCATGAAGATAGCGGGAATTTGA